From Thermothelomyces thermophilus ATCC 42464 chromosome 6, complete sequence, the proteins below share one genomic window:
- a CDS encoding glycosyltransferase family 2 protein (CAZy_ID 268082), which produces MASMILRLDFLRSTEFWAFFHTLLWLHRYLRLLAHCVSHWRYKSIIPNLEKPRYTSEDVTVVIPTIHNHPENLRPSLESILACNPAKLVLVTTWNKHQALSRVATSLQMPNHTSPVAIEVLYVDKANKRLQVCEALKGGHVKTAITVIADDDVEMGGVGTCQRVKRVVCGGAATRIFNWLGAAYIERRNFEISATHNIDGGTSCMSGRTGAYRTEILKSYDFLRSFKNEKWGRCRLNADDDNFITRWLCTYALHIATFTSLAFVVDLLLLFTCWWCTEDWQPRNRRILLGAEVAFMFGFTKVVKLAGLLRRNPRDIIFLPVSILFGYFHGLIKLYALCTLKEVNHHRAPRARPTHKP; this is translated from the exons ATGGCCAGTATGATTCTGAGGCTCGATTTTCTCCGTTCAACAGAATTCTGGGCTTTCTTTCACACGCTCCTGTG GCTTCATCGTTATCTGCGGCTCCTTGCTCACTGCGTCAGCCATTGGCGTTACAAGTCTATAATTCCAAACTTGGAGAAGCCAAGATACACATCCGAGGATGTCACGGTGGTCATCCCGACCATCCACAATCACCCGGAGAATCTGCGCCCTTCCCTCGAGAGCATTCTAGCCTGTAATCCGGCTAAGCTAGTACTCGTGACCACATGGAACAAGCACCAGGCCCTGAGTCGTGTGGCCACAAGCTTGCAAATGCCGAATCACACGTCCCCCGTTGCCATCGAGGTGCTGTACGTTGACAAGGCAAACAAACGCCTACAAGTCTGCGAAGCACTTAAGGGAGGCCACGTCAAGACGGCTATCACGGTCATAGCTGACGACGATGTAGA GATGGGCGGAGTTGGGACGTGCCAGCGGGTGAAGCGTGTCGTCTGCGGGGGCGCCGCGACTCGTATATTTAACTGGCTCGGGGCCGCGTACATTGAGCGAcgtaactttgagatctcaGCAACGCACAACATCGACGGCGGCACGTCATGCATGTCCGGCCGTACGGGCGCCTACCGCACCGAGATTTTGAAGAGCTACGATTTCTTAAGGAGCTTCAAGAACGAGAAATGGGGAAGGTGTAGGCTTAatgccgacgacgacaactTTATAACGCGGTGGCTC TGCACGTACGCGCTGCATATTGCCACTTTCACCTCGCTCGCCTTTGTGGTCGACCTGCTCTTGCTCTTCACGTGCTGGTGGTGTACAGAAGACTGGCAGCCTAGAAACCGGCGCATCCTACTCGGGGCAGAGGTCGCGTTCATGTTCGGCTTCACCAAAGTGGTAAAACTGGCTGGGCTGCTTCGCAGAAATCCTCGTGACATCATATTCCTGCCGGTATCCATCTTGTTTGGCTACTTCCATGGTCTGATCAAGCTCTATGCGCTATGCACACTCAAAGAGGTGAACCACCACCGAGCT